DNA from Onychomys torridus chromosome 1, mOncTor1.1, whole genome shotgun sequence:
TCTCAGTGCTCTTTGCCTTGTCACCCCAATCTGCATTCTTTGATTTCATTTCCCTTAGAAACACCctttcagagagagaaaatggatgtCTACAATCTTACCACAGTGACTCAGTTCATCCTCATAGGGCTCTCTGACCTCCCTGAGGTGCGTTACCCCCTCTTCGTGGCCTTTGTCATCATCTATCAGATCACTTTGCTGGGAAACGGGGCCATCCTCTTGGCCATAGTGACTGAGAGAAAGCTTCAAACTCCCATGTATTACCTGTTGGCAAATCTGTCCCTGCTAGACATATTCTGCCCATCAGCTACTGTTCCCAAGATGCTCAAGAATCTCTTGACTGAGGATCACAGCATTTCCTTTGTTGGGTGTGCCTTGCAGCTCTATTTCCTGGTGGCCCTAGCTGGGACTGAAGTTTTCTTGCTGGCTGTGATGGCTTATGACCGGTATGTGGCCATCTGCTTCCCTCTGCGTTACTCTCTCATCATGACCAAGGTTCGCTGTGTGCAGCTGTTGTCTGGGACCTGGGCAGCTGGGTTTCTCAATTCATTCATGCATACAATGGCAACCTTCAGCTTATCTTTCTGCAAGTCCAACCGAGTTAACCAGTACTACTGTGATATCCCACCTGTGGTGGCCCTGTCATGCTCATCCACCTTCATAGCAGAACTGCTTATTTTATTGATGGGCAGTATCTTTGGGGTTGGCGCATTTCTAATTACTTTGATCTCTTACATATACATAGTCTCCACCATCCTAAAGATCCAGTCAGTGGAAGGGAAGCGCAAAGCTTTCTCCACATGTGCTTCCCATCTTCTTGTAGTCTTCTTGTTCTATGGCACAACAATATTCACCTATATCCGCCCCTCCTCCAGTCAACACTCTCCTGCTAGAGACAGACTCATCTCTATGCTGTATGGTGTCATTACTCCCATGTTAAACCCTATTATCTACAGCCTGAGAAACACAGAAGTGAAAGGAGCACTCAGAAAAGTTTTGCATCTTAGGATATGTTCACTGAAAGCATGATGTAAGAATTTCTCCGACTCTCCTTAGAATAAATGTATAGAAGCACATAATAAAATAGAACATGTGCACAGACAGGAATTGATATATACCTGTAACTTCAAATGTAAGTGTGCACACATCTGAATATActggaaatgaaatttttttaacgatttatttattttgtcactattttcatgattattttccctgcacatgtgtatgtacaccactTGTGTTCTTGGTACCTGTGGAGACTGTAAGGGGATGTTGGActtcctggacctggagttacagatgtttgtgaactgccatatgagcgctgggaactgaagttgCATCCTTTGTGAGGACAGTAAATGTTCTTTACTCTAAGCCATCTGTCCAGCAATAGAAGCAAAAAATTGTAacccaaaattaaaaattttgaagATTGATTATATTTAGCAGGTCATCTGTAATATCTTTACATCTGTTGCTGCTTTAT
Protein-coding regions in this window:
- the LOC118581591 gene encoding olfactory receptor 5V1-like; the encoded protein is MDVYNLTTVTQFILIGLSDLPEVRYPLFVAFVIIYQITLLGNGAILLAIVTERKLQTPMYYLLANLSLLDIFCPSATVPKMLKNLLTEDHSISFVGCALQLYFLVALAGTEVFLLAVMAYDRYVAICFPLRYSLIMTKVRCVQLLSGTWAAGFLNSFMHTMATFSLSFCKSNRVNQYYCDIPPVVALSCSSTFIAELLILLMGSIFGVGAFLITLISYIYIVSTILKIQSVEGKRKAFSTCASHLLVVFLFYGTTIFTYIRPSSSQHSPARDRLISMLYGVITPMLNPIIYSLRNTEVKGALRKVLHLRICSLKA